The genome window TTTTATAAAGCGGCTATTGCCTGCCTATACTCATTCTCCTACAATGCAGTAATCCACCTCACATACACTTCGGAGTCTCCATGCCTCACACAGCAAAATCCCACACTGTTCTCAAGTATACCGCATTCATTCTTACCGGAGTCGTTCTGCTTTTGCTGGTTGCCGGGGGCTATGCCGCTTACCGCACCAAGAGCCAGGTAGGAACCATCTTCAGGCTCAACGAAGCCAGAAAGGCCGAGGGCTACTATCTTTCGGAGTTCGAATTTCAAATGCTCGGGGCGGCCTATCACCTCGACCAGGGCAACTATCTCACGGCGTTTTCGATATTGGACGCCCTTGAGCACCAATTGGAAACAGGCCGGGGCTTGATCAAGACGCCGAAATTCGACACCGCCAAGCAAAAACTCGAATTCTACCGCTCGCTGCAGAATCCGGAAACAGGCGCCTTCATGACCAGTGGGTTCCCGCTGTTCACCTATATAGGTCCTACAGCCAACATGATCGAATTCATCGAGGATCTTTCCCGCGAAGCAGGTGAACAGTTCGCCCTGAACCACAACTTGGCCTTTTTTGATGACATAGACACCCCGGAAAAACTTCGCGCATTCCTGGACGACGCCTCGCATGTGGGCCGGGTCGGGGCCATGTTCAAGACACCGTACGTATGCGTGGCCGAATTGAACGCCCTGGTGGAGCAATGCGAGCGGCTCGGCATCCGTTCCTTTGCTCCGGAGTGGAAACAGGCCCTGTACGGCTGGTTCTATGAAGACCAGAGTCCCGAAACCGGCCTGTGGGGCTCGCGCTGGAGGGGAGACAACACCCAGGTCGACGGAGGTTCGCTCACGGACAGCGAAAAGGTGATCAAGATGTTCGTCGACTTTGAAGGCAACGACCTCCACGCCGAATATCCCCTCAGGCATCATCAGCAGCTCATTCGGTCCGCCCTGGACTGCCTGTCCACGCCCCAGCCCGACGACCTGGACGAATTGCACGAATGGATCATGATCAATGACCGGGGATTCCGGTTCCTGACCCGTTACCTGTGGCGGCATGTCTCCGCCCAGGACAGGACAGAGGCGGAAAAACTCATGGAGGCGTTCATCCGCTTCCGTTTCGATAATTACTATGTTGCCGAGGACGGGGCCTTCAGCCTGTACCCGGAAGCCAAACGGGCCGATATGGACGGCACAGGAGAAGCCTACGGCATGCTTCAATATCTCGGCGTGACATCGCCGCAGAAGCAGGAAAAAATATGGGGGCAAACCATGGTGAACCTGGGCAAGGAGAAGACCGCCGCCTTCACCCTGGACAGACTGGCTCCTGTCGCGCAGATGGCCGGGGTGAATTCCGTCCGCCTCTACGCTGCGAATCCACAGGGCCGGTACCTGGAAAACGTCCTCGGCGTCTGGTATCCGCAACAACCACAGGTGCTGGATGCGGTGGATGTCCTGGCCCGGATACGGGCCTGGGCCGAGAAAACTCCCCAGGACATGGGCAACTGGGTGACCAGGGAAAGCGTCCTGAACTGGATCGGTCAGACGCGGGCCGCAGCCGCGCCCGTCCTCGAGAAAGGCAACGAAACCATCCTCAAAGGCCGACAAACCATGTTTGCCATGGGATTCGACATCCTGCAGCGCCCCCGGTGCCGCATGACCCTGGAAATCGGGGATTGATCAGGGCCGCGCAGCTCCAGACGGGATGAACGGTCTAAAGCCGTTGCCCCCAGAGATGCAGCACCTGCGACGTGGCCCGCACGCCGCCGGGCACGCTGAAGCGGGTTTCGTAGAAACGGATAAATTCCCGGTACGCCTTGGGGCGCGCCGGTTTTTTCCGTTGCGTGGCCGTGGCCCCGGTGGCCTGGTGCGCCTTAAGGAACTCGCGCACCGAGCCGTGCACGCTGACGTGCTCCCGCACCTCCCATTGGAAACGCAGTCCGTCCATACCCTCCAACAGGCTCACGTAGTATCCGGCCGGGCGCATGGACAGCATGGAGCCGAATCCCGTGGCCGCGCAGGCTTCGGCCAGCTCGCACAGGGAGCCCCGCACGAAGATGGACAGGGAAAACCGGCCTCCCGGCCGCAACAGTCCCAGGTTGGCCGGGATGGATTCGCCGGGGTGTGCGTACCACTGCATGGTGGAGGAACTAAGCAGCAGGTCGAAGGCGCCCGGCTCGAAATCGAGGTGTTCGCCGTCCGCCACCACCAGCTCGGGATTGTCCAGCTGGGAGACATCAATGGATTCCAGCATGCGCGGGGCTATGTCCACGGCCACGTAGCGGTCATGGCCGAACCGCCGGGCCGCCGGGTGGGTGAGCACGCCGCCGCCCGCGCCGATCTCCAGGATCGAGCCGTACCGGCCGGGGGGAATCAGATCCGCACAGGCCCGCGCCGCCTCGGCCTGCACCGAGGCATACCGCACATAGCTGGCGTGGGCGCGGTCGAAACTCCGGCTGATGCGTTCCTTAGTCAAGCAGGACGAAAAGCTCATTTTCGGGTATCCAGTGACCGCACGGCAGGGCCAGGAACCGCGCGCCGTGCAGGTGTTGCAGAATGTCCTCCGAGGCCTCGGGGGCAACAATGCGGTCATGCTGGCCGTGAACCAGGACCACCTTGTGCCCGCCGCTGTGCGCGGGATGGGCGCGGGACTCCAGGAGATAGCGCAATCCTTGGGCCAGGGGCTCCGCATGGGCGGGATCGCAGGCGACCGTGCGCGGGCAGCCGCAGTTCTTCAGAAACTGGTGCAGCACGGCCCCGGGGTCCTTGCCGAACTGGCGTAGCATGAGCCGGACCACCCGCTCCGGGGTAAAGGAGGTAAAATCGAGAAACGGGGCCGCCAGGACAATGCGCCCGAAATGGGGCTCGATGGCCCGCCAGTACTTGAGCACCATGTGCGCGCCCGTGGACCAGGCCATGAGCGTGTCCCCGCCCCGCTGCAACTGCCGCACGATGGTACGCTCGTCCATGCCCACGAAGGGCAGCAGAAACTCGGCCCGCTTTGCCAGGCCCGGGTAAAGCTCGGGATACCCCGCCCACCCGGAAACAAAGGTCAGACTCATGCCAATTCCTCCGCCAGCGATTCCAGTGCGCTTTCCAGCAGAATCATGTCCTGATCCGTGAGATCGGCCCGCAGGCAGAGGCGCAACCGGGCGCTGCCCTTGGGCACCGTGGGCGGCCGCACGGCCCCGGCCCAGACGCCCCGTTCACGCAGGATTTCCTGGCCGCGCAGGGCCCGCTCGTTGGAACCGAGGATGACGGGCACGATCTGCGTCGCGGATTCTCCGGTATCGAGCCCCGCTGCCCGGCAATGGCTGCGAAGGCGTTCGGCCATGTCCAGCACGGTGCGGCCCATGTCCGGCGATTCACCGATCAGTTGAACGGCGGCCAAGGCCGCGCCCACCGCAGCCGGGGGCAAGGCCGTGGAAAAAATGAACGGCCGGGCGGTATTGCGCAG of Salidesulfovibrio onnuriiensis contains these proteins:
- a CDS encoding methyltransferase domain-containing protein, with translation MSFSSCLTKERISRSFDRAHASYVRYASVQAEAARACADLIPPGRYGSILEIGAGGGVLTHPAARRFGHDRYVAVDIAPRMLESIDVSQLDNPELVVADGEHLDFEPGAFDLLLSSSTMQWYAHPGESIPANLGLLRPGGRFSLSIFVRGSLCELAEACAATGFGSMLSMRPAGYYVSLLEGMDGLRFQWEVREHVSVHGSVREFLKAHQATGATATQRKKPARPKAYREFIRFYETRFSVPGGVRATSQVLHLWGQRL
- a CDS encoding alpha/beta fold hydrolase, producing MSLTFVSGWAGYPELYPGLAKRAEFLLPFVGMDERTIVRQLQRGGDTLMAWSTGAHMVLKYWRAIEPHFGRIVLAAPFLDFTSFTPERVVRLMLRQFGKDPGAVLHQFLKNCGCPRTVACDPAHAEPLAQGLRYLLESRAHPAHSGGHKVVLVHGQHDRIVAPEASEDILQHLHGARFLALPCGHWIPENELFVLLD